The Mustela erminea isolate mMusErm1 chromosome 18, mMusErm1.Pri, whole genome shotgun sequence genome has a window encoding:
- the KCNAB3 gene encoding voltage-gated potassium channel subunit beta-3 — protein sequence MQVSIACTEQNLRSRSSEDRLCGPRPGPGGGNGGPVGGGHGNPPGGGGSGPKARAALVPRPPAPAGALRESTGRGTGMKYRNLGKSGLRVSCLGLGTWVTFGSQISDETAEDVLTVAYEHGVNLFDTAEVYAAGKAERTLGNILKSKGWRRSSYVITTKIFWGGQAETERGLSRKHIIEGLQGSLERLQLGYVDIVFANRSDPNSPMEEIVRAMTYVINQGLALYWGTSRWGAAEIMEAYSMARQFNLIPPVCEQAEHHLFQREKVETQLPELYHKIGVGSVTWSPLACGLITSKYDGRVPDTCRATVKGYQWLKDKVQSEGGKKQQQAKVMDLLPIAHQLGCTVAQLAIAWCLRSEGVSSVLLGVSSAEQLMEHLGALQVLSQLTPQTVMEIDGLLGNKPHSKK from the exons ATGCAGGTGTCTATTGCGTGTACCGAGCAGAACCTTCGCAGCCGGAGCAGTGAGGACCGTCTGTGTGGACCCCGGCCGGGCCCCGGGGGCGGTAATGGCGGGCCGGTCGGCGGGGGGCATGGGAACCCTCCGGGGGGAGGAGGGTCGGGCCCCAAGGCCCGGGCCGCACTGGTCCCCCGACCCCCAGCGCCCGCTGGGGCCCTCCGAGAGAGCACCGGCAGAGGCACTGGCATGAAATACAG GAACCTAGGCAAGTCTGGTCTGCGGGTGTCCTGTCTTGGCCTAG GCACCTGGGTCACGTTTGGTTCTCAAATATCGGATGAG ACGGCAGAGGACGTGCTGACAGTGGCCTATGAGCATGGTGTAAACCTGTTTGACACGGCTGAAGTCTACGCAGCGGGGAA GGCTGAAAGAACCCTCGGGAACATCCTTAAGAGCAAAGGATGGAG gAGATCAAGCTATGTCATCACCACCAAGATTTTTTGGGGAGGACA GGCAGAAACCGAGCGAGGCCTGAGCCGCAAACACATTATCGAGG gcttgCAAGGATCCCTGGAGCGCCTCCAGTTGGGATACGTGGACATCGTCTTCGCCAACCGCTCAGACCCCAATAGTCCCATGGAGG AGATTGTGCGAGCCATGACCTATGTCATTAACCAGGGCCTGGCCCTCTACTGGGGGACATCCCGGTGGGGAGCTGCGGAAATCATG GAGGCCTACTCCATGGCCAGACAGTTCAATCTGATCCCCCCAGTGTGTGAGCAAGCTGAGCACCACCTGttccagagggagaaggtggagaCGCAGCTGCCGGAGCTCTACCACAAAATCG GTGTTGGATCAGTCACTTGGTCCCCTCTGGCTTGTGGCCTCATCACTAGCAAGTATGATGGGCGAGTCCCAGATACCTGCAGGGCCACTGTCAAG GGCTACCAGTGGCTCAAGGACAAGGTGCAGAGTGAGGGTGGCAAGAAGCAGCAACAAGCCAAAGTCATGGACCTTCTTCCCATCGCTCACCAGCTGGGCTGCACAGTGGCCCAGCTGGCCATTG CATGGTGTCTCCGCAGCGAGGGTGTCAGCTCAGTCCTCCTGGGGGTGTCAAGTGCAGAGCAGCTGATGGAACACCTGGGAGCCCTGCAG GTTCTGAGCCAGCTGACCCCGCAGACGGTGATGGAGATAGACGGGCTCCTGGGGAACAAGCCGCATTCCAAGAAGTAG
- the RNF227 gene encoding RING finger protein 227, producing the protein MQLLVRVPSVPERGELDCAICYRPFNLAGREPRRLPGTARARCGHTLCTACLRELAARGDGGGAAARVVRLRRVVTCPFCRAPTPLPRGGVVEVSVDPDLWSRLEDRARAERKPDEAGGPVPGGGDAEDEDQREEGVLPRSSGWRALRRLVERVLAPARRWRRPLPSNVLYCPEIKDLARMSPCTL; encoded by the coding sequence ATGCAGCTCCTGGTGAGGGTGCCGTCCGTCCCGGAGCGGGGCGAGCTGGACTGCGCCATCTGCTACCGGCCCTTCAACCTCGCGGGCCGCGAGCCCCGCCGCCTGCCCGGGACGGCGCGCGCCCGCTGCGGCCACACGCTCTGCACCGCCTGCCTGCGCGAGCTGGCGGCGCGCGGCGACGGCGGCGGGGCGGCCGCGCGCGTGGTGCGCCTGCGCCGCGTCGTCACGTGCCCCTTCTGCCGCGCGCCCACGCCGCTCCCGCGCGGCGGGGTGGTGGAGGTCTCAGTGGACCCAGATTTGTGGTCGCGGCTGGAAGACAGAGCGCGGGCGGAGCGCAAGCCGGATGAGGCGGGCGGCCCGGTCCCGGGAGGCGGCGACGCCGAGGACGAAgaccagagagaggagggggtgtTACCCAGGAGCTCGGGCTGGCGCGCGCTCCGGCGGCTGGTGGAGCGGGTGCTGGCGCCCGCGCGCCGCTGGCGGCGGCCGCTGCCTAGCAACG
- the TRAPPC1 gene encoding trafficking protein particle complex subunit 1, whose product MTVHNLYLFDRNGVCLHYSEWHRKKQAGIPKEEEYKLMYGMLFSIRSFVSKMSPLDMKDGFLAFQTSRYKLHYYETPTGIKVVMNTDLGVGPIRDVLHHIYSALYVELVVKNPLCPLGQTVQSELFRSRLDSYIRSLPFFSARAG is encoded by the exons ATGACTGTTCACAACCTGTACCTGTTTGACCGGAATGGAGTGTGCCTTCATTACAGCGAGTGGCACCGCAAGAAGCAAGCGGGGATCCCCAAAGAGGAG GAGTACAAGCTGATGTATGGGATGCTTTTCTCTATCCGCTCCTTTGTCAGCAAGATGTCCCCGCTAGACAT GAAGGATGGCTTCCTGGCCTTCCAAACTAGCCGTTACAAGCTCCATTACTACGAGACGCCCACTGGGATCAAGGTTGTCATGAATACTGACTTGGGCGTTGGACCCATCCGGGATGTGCTGCATCATATCTACAGTGCG CTATATGTGGAGCTGGTGGTGAAGAACCCCCTGTGCCCACTGGGCCAAACTGTGCAAAGTGAGCTCTTCCGGTCCCGGCTGGACTCCTACATCCgctctctgcctttcttctctgcccGCGCTGGCTGA